The following DNA comes from Clostridia bacterium.
TCATCGATGGTACCTTTCATATAGAAAGCAACTTCAGGGATATCATCCATCTTACCATCAATAATTTCCTTGAATCCGCGGATAGTTTCTTTAATAGGAACATACTTTCCTGAGTAGCCAGTGAATTGCTCGGCTACGAAGAAAGGCTGCGACAGGTATCTTTCGATCTTCCTTGCTCTGAATACGGTAAGCTTGTCATCTTCCGACAGTTCATCCATACCAAGGATTGCGATGATATCCTGGAGTTCTTTATATCTCTGTAATACTTCCTGTACGCGTCTTGCTACATTATAATGATCTTCACCTACGATACGCGGGTCAAGAATTCTTGATGTAGAATCAAGAGGGTCAACAGCAGGGTAGATACCCTTTTCAACTATCTGCCTTGAAAGAACCGTAGTAGCATCAAGATGGGCAAAAGTCGTAGCCGGCGCTGGATCTGTAAGGTCATCGGCAGGAACATATACAGCTTGAACGGATGTAATTGAACCTTTTCTCGTAGATGTAATTCTTTCCTGCAATTCGCCAACATCTGTTGCGAGTGTAGGCTGGTAACCAACGGCTGACGGAACCCTGCCAAGCAAGGCTGAAACTTCGGAGCCTGCTTGTACAAATCTGAATATATTATCTATAAACAAAAGAACATCCTGTCCCAGTGTATCCCTGAAGTACTCCGCCATAGTCAACCCCGTAAGGCCGACTCTCATTCTTGATCCTGGTGGTTCGTTCATTTGGCCGAATACCATTGCAGTCTTCTCGATAACTCCTGATTCAGTCATTTCATGGAGCAGGTCATTACCTTCCCTAGTTCTTTCACCCACACCGGTGAAGACTGAATAACCGCCGTGCTCGGTTGCTATATTTCTTATAAGCTCCTGTATAAGAACAGTTTTTCCAACACCGGCTCCACCAAATAAACCGATTTTACCGCCTTTTGCATATGGGGCAAGGAGGTCTATTACCTTTATACCGGTTTCAAAGATTTCCGTTGCAGGCTTTTGATCCTCAAAGCCGGGTGCAGGTCTGTGTATCGGGAGAAATTCAGTTGCAGGTACATCACCCTTTTTATCGACTGGTTCACCCAGTACATTAAAAACTCTACCAAGAACTTCCTTACCAACAGGTACCTTGATAGCGTCTCCGGTGTCTATTGCTTCCATACCTCTTACCAGGCCGTCTGTTGATGACATGGCAACACATCTGACTGTATCATTGCCAAGGTGCTGCATGACTTCGGCAGTGATATTGGCACCGTTATTATTAATCCTTATAGCATTATAAATTTTTGGAAGTGAACCGCTTTCGAATTTAACGTCGATAACAGGTCCAATTATTGATACTATGCTTCCAGCTTTACCGGACATTATATCCACCTCATTCCGTATCTGATTGACTATGGGCAATTGACAAATGGAGTTTTAGTCAAATATCAATTCCAAAGTCGGTTTGTTAATGACTATAAACTAGCTTGTTACATATATTACAGTTGACCTTTATTTACTCTGATAACTTTTTGTTGCTCATTGCAAGTTGCTAAACGTTCGCCAATCTATTCAAGTGCGGCTGCTCCGCCTACTATTTCGGATATTTCCTGAGTTATTGCAGCCTGTCTTGCTCTATTGTAATAAAGATTAAGCCTCTGAAGCATTTCGTCTGCATTTGAAGTTGCATTGTCCATGGCAGACATTCTGGCACTCTGTTCACTGGTGAAAGCCTCAACAAGTGCACCATACACTATGCCTTTTACATACTTTGGTACGAGTACATCAAAAACTGCTTTCGGGGAAGGCTCATAACTTAAAATTTCATCAATTTTCACATCAGCTTCTGATTCTTCTATCCCAATATCCTTCCTTAAAGACTCCAGTTCCAGAGGAAGCAATTTCATAATAGTAGGCTCAAGCTTTATAGAGGAAACCATTTTAGTATATACCAGATATACTTCATCCACTTCTCCCTTGCTGAACATCTGGAGAAGGTTTTCGGATATTTCCCTCGATCTGTATACTGTAGGATCTTGAACTGAATAGTCGAAATCCGGGTCTACATTATAGTTATTCCTGGTGAAGTAGCCCCTGCCCATATGGCCTGCTACCAATAGCAATGATCCGGCATTTTCTTTGACTTGTTCTACAGTCAGCTTGATAATGTTATGATTATAGCCTCCGGCAAGACCTTTATCTCCTGTAATGACCAGATAGCCCTTCTTTTTACCTTCCTTCTCATTTCTCACATCAAAGAATATGTTGTTTATGTTTCCGCTGTGCTGAAGTATATCTGCCATGGTTGCTTTGACCTTGTCAAAGAAAGGCAGGGTTTGTTCAAGCTGTTGTCTCGCTTTCTTAAGCTTGGCAGCGGATATTAGCTTCATGGCCTTTGTAATTTGCCTTGTTTCTTTTATACTCTTTATCCTAAGCTTAATCTCACGCATGTTTGCCATGATATCACCAACTATCTTAAAAAGTCTTTTATGAACTCTTCTACAGCCTTCTTTAGAGCCTCTTCAGTTTCAGATTTCAGCTCTCCGGTTTCAACAATAGCTTTTGGTATCTCCGGATATCTGTCCCGGATAAATCTTACAAGGTCTGTATTAAACTTTCTTACTTCTTTTATGGGTATTTCCATAAGGTATTTGCTTGTTGCAGTATAAAGTACTATTACCTGGTCTTCTACCGGCATTGAACGGTATTGGGGCTGCTTTAATGTTTCTACAACCCTTTCACCCTGTGCAAGTTTGTCACGGGTAGCTTTGTCCAGATCGGAACCGAACTGTGCAAAAACAGCAAGCTCTCTGTATTGAGCAAGGTTCATTCTGAGTGGGCCTGCAACTTTTTTCATGGCCTTTATCTGTGCAGCTCCACCAACCCTGGAAACGGATAAACCAACGTTTACAGCTGGCCTCTGGCCTGCAAAGAATAATTCGGACTCAAGGTAAATCTGTCCATCAGTAATCGATATAACATTTGTCGGGATATATGCAGAAACATCACCGGCAAGTGTTTCGATTATCGGTAAAGCAGTGATTGAGCCGCCGCCCAGTTCGTCGCTTAATTTAGCAGCTCTTTCAAGGAGCCTTGAATGGAGGTAGAATACGTCACCCGGATAAGCTTCTCTTCCCGGTGGGCGCCTCAAGAGCAAGGACATTGCCCTGTAAGCAACAGCGTGTTTTGAAAGATCATCGTATATTATAAGAACGTCCTTGTGGTCTGTGTACATGAATTCTTCAGCCATTGCCACACCGGCGTAAGGAGCGATATACTGTACCGGAGCCATTTCACTGGCTGTTGATGATACTACTATTGTATATTCCATTGCGCCAAACTGTTCAAGAGTATTAACTATACCTGCAACAGTTGAAGCTTTTTGACCTATGGCAACATATATACATATTACATCCTTACCCTTTTGGTTGATGATTGTATCAATAGCTATGGCAGTTTTACCCGTCTGCCTGTCACCTATTATCAATTCCCTTTGACCTCTACCGATAGGGGTCATGGCATCTATAGCCATAATTCCTGTTTGAAGTGGTTTATTAACGGATTTTCTGTCAATAACACCGGGAGCTGTATAATCTATAGGTCTATATCTGTCTGTCTGTATTTCACCTTTACCGTCAAGGGGCAGTCCCAGCGGGTTTACAACCCTGCCTATAAGAGCTTTCCCAACAGGTACTTCGACAGTCTTACCTGTACGTTTTACAGAAGTGCCTTCTCTTATTTCCTCTGCATCACCCAGTATAACGCAACCGACATTGTCTTCCTCAAGGTTAAGCGCCATACCTTTTACGCCACCTTCAAATTCGAGCAACTCACCGTACATACAGCCTTCAAGGCCATAAATTCTGGCGATACCATCACCTGACATGAGAACATATCCTACATCTTCGGTTTTTGTCTTTACTCCATAATTTTCAATTTGCTGTTTTATTATTGAGCTTATTTCTTCAGGCTTCAAATTCATATTAACCTCCATTTCCCCAATGTGCCAAATGAATTGTCCCACTGGGCACACAAAAAGTGTTGAAACACTTTTTTATGGGGTTAAATTTAATTTAATGCGCTATCAGAGCATAGCTTTCCAGACTAAGGTCTTTCAAACTATCACGTCTGTAAACCAGTTGACAGTCGACAATGGACAAATCTACAGTAGAAATATACGATTAACTGTATGTGCCACAGTCGTTGTTGCCAGCTAATTAGTATTTATATTTATTAAACTTTATGTCTTCTACAATTTACTACCCAATTAATGAAGCAAACCTACGAATATTGCTTCTGTCAGCCTTCCACTATCAGTTGCTTCAGACCTTCAAGCCTTCCTTTAACAGAACCGTCTATTAGCTTATCTCCGATCTTGACCTTTATACCGCCTATTAACGATTTGTCAACGACCAGTTCTGCTTTTACGGCTGTAGAATTATGAAGCCTGCGGTATTTTTCCTTTATGGAACCGATTTGCACTTCTTCTAGCGGAACAGCTGAGACAATGGTCATATACAGAATATTCTTCATTTTGTCGGCAAGCTCTGAGTATTCTTTATTAATCCCATTTAGTAAGTTTATACGGCCTTTGTCCAGAAGCAGCAGAAGGAAATTCACCATTTCCGGTTTTAATTTGCCATCGAAAAGCTTCTTGACCGTGTCCTTTTTTATTTCGTTCTTTACTTCGGGATTCAGGAAAAAGCACTTAAAATCTGATTGGTTATTGAAAATATCTACAACATATTGAAGCTCTTTCTGAAACACATCTGAGTTTCCGCCTGTCAAAGCTACATCTATCAGAGCTTTTGCATACCTTTTTTCTACAATTGGCATTATGCAACACCTGCCTCATCAATAAACTTGTTGACGAGAACCTTGTTGCTTTCAGTATCCATATTGGCTTCTATAACCTTTGAGGCTGCTGCAAGCGCAAGGGAAGCCACTTCACTTCTTACATCCTTCAGCATCTGGATTCTTTCACGTTCTATCTCTTCTCTAGCTTTCAGCATAGTGCCCTCAGCATCTTTTTTTGCTGCCTGAAGAATTTCTTCATATTCCTTATTGGCTCTGGAACGGGCTTCGTTTAATATCTTATCCGCCTCGTCTTTAGCTGTCCTCAACTGATCTTCATACTTCTTCTTCAATTCTGCTGCATCTGCCTTGGCCTTTTCAGCATTATCAATGGAATCCCTGATCATTTTTGTCCTGTTTTCCATATGCTGAGTTACAGGCTTGAACAGTGTTCGTTTTAGAAGAAAGTAAAGAATCAGCAAATTTAAGGCAACTATCAAAAATTTTATTTTATCCAAGCTTTCAAACATCTATATTCATCCTTTCAAAAATGACATCAAACAGCCATTCAGGTAATTTTCCAGGAGATGTAATTAATTTTACTAAAATATGCATTTGCAACCAGGGGGAAGTATGCTTCCCCTGATTGCGGAAGACCTGTTAACCTATTTTTCCGATTAAGATCAAAGAGATAACAAAACCATATATTGCGGTTGCTTCTGCAAGTGCTGATGCTACAAGAGTAACTGTCATAATTTTTCCTGAAGCTTCGGGGTTTCTTGAAACTCCCTCAGCGGCCTTGGAAGCTGCAATACCTATTCCTATACCTGCTCCTAAACCCGTAAAAACCGCTAGACCGGCACCAATTGCTACTAATCCACCTATTGGCATTAAATTCACCTCCTTATTCGACTGCCTCAGTAATATAAATTGAAGTTAAGAAAACAAATATATAAGCTTGTAAAGCACCATCAAACAAATCAAAATACAGACTGAAAAGTGCTGGCACTACAGGGGATACAAACCCATAAAGAAGCTCCATGACGATATATGCTGCCAGAATGTTTCCAAAAAGCCTTAAAGACAAGGACAGTGTCCTTGTACCATAGTCCAGGACATTAAATGGTATCATTATAGGGGAAGGCTTTGCAAGTGACTTTATCCAACCCAAAAAACCCTTATACCTAATTGCTGAGAAAAATACCAGCAATATGGACATCATTCCCATGGCAGCAGTTACGTTCAGGTCTTTTGTTGGAGGGGCAATTACATAATGCGGAAGATGTTCAAAGAACTTTATTCCGGTGAGATGGTAAAGCTCTTCGCCGGTAGGAAGAACGCTGAATATCGATACAATATTTGATACTACAAGGAAAAGCAGGATGGTTCCCAGATAGGGGGCAAAGGGTCTCCAGAAGTGACCCATGTTATCTTTAAGGAAATTGTTAACAAATTCCACCAGTGATTCTATTGCATTCTGCTTTCCTTCAGGAATAGTTTTCAGCTTTCTAGTAAAAACATAAGCTAAAATGACAAGAACAGCCATTATTATCCACATTGTAATAATACTATCTGAAATCGGTATTTTTATTCCAAAAACATTGAAAGAAAAGATATCGTTTGACTCCATCACATGATTTAAATCTTCCATAATGAACACCTTCTTATTCGAAATTGTTATGTGTTATGCCAAAGCCCTCAGTCAGTGCGTTGATGAACAAAACAGAAGGAACAAGCAAAATACCCGCTGTAGTGCCTATAAAAAGGTAAAAGTTAAACAATATAGATACTACCAATAAAGCAACGGTAGCCAGTTGATTCAATATGTATTTCAAAATACTGCGCATTATTACGGTATTTTTATCGTGGTGTCCCAAAAAACGCATATACATAGTAGCGGTGGAACTGAATTTGAATACACTGAAGAGACTACCCAGTATCAACCCCAATAGTATAAACCATTTATGGTGTAAAAATACCAAGTCTACTATGACTAAAACAAAAAAAAGCACTAAAACCCGTCTTACTATAAATTTTTCAATCTTGCTGTTTAACAATTTGCTTTTCCTTTTATTGTTATTAAAAATGTTAAAGTATTTGTCGTTAGTTGCCGATAAATTGAATATGCAAAAAGGCTTTAAAATACTTTTTAATTAATATTAAAACACATTTAAAGCCCCAAACGACAAAATATTAAGCAGTGCGAAAATAAATTTTATAAAGATAATATCACAGTAAGGGGTTTAAATCAATACCCAGATTGACTTATTTTTAACAAATTCCAATTGAATTGTTTCATACCTTTGTGTTATTGTTATATACATATTCAAAGGTTTGAATTGCTTGATTTCTGATAAGTATGCATATTTATTGGTTTACTGATGAGTTGCATAATGGTATCGTCTGTACACTGAGGTAATCTTTATTTTTTTGTAGGGTAAAGTGATTAAAACAAAAGACTAAGAACTTGTTAGGAGTGGACCGTATGGATTTAGGTGCAATAATTGGGTTGGTAATGGCGTTTATGGGTCTAATACTTGGATTCTTGATTGAAGCCAAATTTCAGTTTGGAAACCTTGCAGGGCTTATTTCTACACCAGCAGCCGCAATAGTTTTTCTAGGTACTATAGGAGCTGTAATGCTGAGTTTTCCGATGTCGGAGTTAAAAAAAATACCCGGGGCAATGAAAACCATATTTACTATAAAAAATTATAACGAGATTGACATAATAAATCAGCTTGCAGAACTGTCAGAGAAAGCGAGAAAGGATGGACTCCTCAGTCTTGAGCAGGATGCCCAAAACAATGAAAATGAGCTCATAAAAAAAGGTTTGGCGCTGGTTGTTGACGGTATAGAAACTGAGGTAATCAAGGACATACTTGAGCGAGAAACCGAGCTCAGAGGGCACATACATGAATCTGCTGCAAAGATATTTGAAGCTGCGGGAGGCTTCTCACCTACCATGGGAGTTTTAGGGACAGTTGCAGGTATGGTTAATATACTTGGACACATGGGCGGGGACACTACAGAGCTTGGACACATGATAGCAACAGCATTCGTTGCAACTTTATACGGGGTTTTATTTGCCAACGCGGTATATTTGCCTTTTGCGTCAAGGATAAAATCAAAAGCTGAACGTGAAGCTATGATAAATGATCTGATCATAGAGGGGCTTTTATCCATACAGGCCGGAGAAAATCCAAGAATTATCAAAGAGAAGCTTAATCTTTCCCTTCTTGAAAAACTGCATGGACACGGGGGAACAAAGCAGGAAGCTCAAGCTGAAGCGGAGGGATAAATATTGGGTAAACCAAAAGAGAAAATTATTAAAGATAACGCTGAGCGTTGGCTGCTGACATATGCCGATCTTATGAATCTTTTGTTGATATTTTTTATCATATTGTATGCAATAAGCCAGGTAGACCAGCAGAAATATGAACAGCTGGCGCAATCTTTAAGTAACGCTTTCGGGACGAATACAGGCAGTACGGTCAGACCTGTAAATCCAGGTGGGGGAAACTCCTTTGTACCTATGCCTTCAAACAAGCCATCCTCTGTTATTTCCTCAAACATGGAGGAGGAGCAGATGGATGCTGTAAAGGAAAAGGTTACTAAGCTTGCTAAAGACGGAGGATTGGAAGGCAAGATAGATGTCAAGATGGAAGAGAGGGGAATAGTAATATCGATTACTGCCCAACTTCTGTTCAAACCTGGAAGTGCAGACATAGAAGCTGGGTCGAAGCCTACTATTCAGGAAATAGGTATAATCCTCAAGAATATCAGTGGAAACAATATTAGGGTAGAGGGGCATACAGACTCAGATCCCCTATCCAATAATTCCAAATACATAGACAATCTGGAGCTTTCAACAGCTCGTGCAAATAATGTATTGAGGCTTTTAGTTAAGAATGCAGGAATAAATGCGGGCAATATATCTT
Coding sequences within:
- the atpD gene encoding F0F1 ATP synthase subunit beta yields the protein MSGKAGSIVSIIGPVIDVKFESGSLPKIYNAIRINNNGANITAEVMQHLGNDTVRCVAMSSTDGLVRGMEAIDTGDAIKVPVGKEVLGRVFNVLGEPVDKKGDVPATEFLPIHRPAPGFEDQKPATEIFETGIKVIDLLAPYAKGGKIGLFGGAGVGKTVLIQELIRNIATEHGGYSVFTGVGERTREGNDLLHEMTESGVIEKTAMVFGQMNEPPGSRMRVGLTGLTMAEYFRDTLGQDVLLFIDNIFRFVQAGSEVSALLGRVPSAVGYQPTLATDVGELQERITSTRKGSITSVQAVYVPADDLTDPAPATTFAHLDATTVLSRQIVEKGIYPAVDPLDSTSRILDPRIVGEDHYNVARRVQEVLQRYKELQDIIAILGMDELSEDDKLTVFRARKIERYLSQPFFVAEQFTGYSGKYVPIKETIRGFKEIIDGKMDDIPEVAFYMKGTIDEVYEAAKDM
- the atpG gene encoding ATP synthase F1 subunit gamma: MANMREIKLRIKSIKETRQITKAMKLISAAKLKKARQQLEQTLPFFDKVKATMADILQHSGNINNIFFDVRNEKEGKKKGYLVITGDKGLAGGYNHNIIKLTVEQVKENAGSLLLVAGHMGRGYFTRNNYNVDPDFDYSVQDPTVYRSREISENLLQMFSKGEVDEVYLVYTKMVSSIKLEPTIMKLLPLELESLRKDIGIEESEADVKIDEILSYEPSPKAVFDVLVPKYVKGIVYGALVEAFTSEQSARMSAMDNATSNADEMLQRLNLYYNRARQAAITQEISEIVGGAAALE
- the atpA gene encoding F0F1 ATP synthase subunit alpha, which encodes MNLKPEEISSIIKQQIENYGVKTKTEDVGYVLMSGDGIARIYGLEGCMYGELLEFEGGVKGMALNLEEDNVGCVILGDAEEIREGTSVKRTGKTVEVPVGKALIGRVVNPLGLPLDGKGEIQTDRYRPIDYTAPGVIDRKSVNKPLQTGIMAIDAMTPIGRGQRELIIGDRQTGKTAIAIDTIINQKGKDVICIYVAIGQKASTVAGIVNTLEQFGAMEYTIVVSSTASEMAPVQYIAPYAGVAMAEEFMYTDHKDVLIIYDDLSKHAVAYRAMSLLLRRPPGREAYPGDVFYLHSRLLERAAKLSDELGGGSITALPIIETLAGDVSAYIPTNVISITDGQIYLESELFFAGQRPAVNVGLSVSRVGGAAQIKAMKKVAGPLRMNLAQYRELAVFAQFGSDLDKATRDKLAQGERVVETLKQPQYRSMPVEDQVIVLYTATSKYLMEIPIKEVRKFNTDLVRFIRDRYPEIPKAIVETGELKSETEEALKKAVEEFIKDFLR
- a CDS encoding F0F1 ATP synthase subunit delta, with translation MPIVEKRYAKALIDVALTGGNSDVFQKELQYVVDIFNNQSDFKCFFLNPEVKNEIKKDTVKKLFDGKLKPEMVNFLLLLLDKGRINLLNGINKEYSELADKMKNILYMTIVSAVPLEEVQIGSIKEKYRRLHNSTAVKAELVVDKSLIGGIKVKIGDKLIDGSVKGRLEGLKQLIVEG
- the atpF gene encoding F0F1 ATP synthase subunit B, translating into MFESLDKIKFLIVALNLLILYFLLKRTLFKPVTQHMENRTKMIRDSIDNAEKAKADAAELKKKYEDQLRTAKDEADKILNEARSRANKEYEEILQAAKKDAEGTMLKAREEIERERIQMLKDVRSEVASLALAAASKVIEANMDTESNKVLVNKFIDEAGVA
- the atpE gene encoding ATP synthase F0 subunit C produces the protein MGGLVAIGAGLAVFTGLGAGIGIGIAASKAAEGVSRNPEASGKIMTVTLVASALAEATAIYGFVISLILIGKIG
- a CDS encoding F0F1 ATP synthase subunit A; translation: MEDLNHVMESNDIFSFNVFGIKIPISDSIITMWIIMAVLVILAYVFTRKLKTIPEGKQNAIESLVEFVNNFLKDNMGHFWRPFAPYLGTILLFLVVSNIVSIFSVLPTGEELYHLTGIKFFEHLPHYVIAPPTKDLNVTAAMGMMSILLVFFSAIRYKGFLGWIKSLAKPSPIMIPFNVLDYGTRTLSLSLRLFGNILAAYIVMELLYGFVSPVVPALFSLYFDLFDGALQAYIFVFLTSIYITEAVE
- a CDS encoding MotA/TolQ/ExbB proton channel family protein, whose amino-acid sequence is MDLGAIIGLVMAFMGLILGFLIEAKFQFGNLAGLISTPAAAIVFLGTIGAVMLSFPMSELKKIPGAMKTIFTIKNYNEIDIINQLAELSEKARKDGLLSLEQDAQNNENELIKKGLALVVDGIETEVIKDILERETELRGHIHESAAKIFEAAGGFSPTMGVLGTVAGMVNILGHMGGDTTELGHMIATAFVATLYGVLFANAVYLPFASRIKSKAEREAMINDLIIEGLLSIQAGENPRIIKEKLNLSLLEKLHGHGGTKQEAQAEAEG
- a CDS encoding flagellar motor protein MotB — translated: MGKPKEKIIKDNAERWLLTYADLMNLLLIFFIILYAISQVDQQKYEQLAQSLSNAFGTNTGSTVRPVNPGGGNSFVPMPSNKPSSVISSNMEEEQMDAVKEKVTKLAKDGGLEGKIDVKMEERGIVISITAQLLFKPGSADIEAGSKPTIQEIGIILKNISGNNIRVEGHTDSDPLSNNSKYIDNLELSTARANNVLRLLVKNAGINAGNISSAGYGEQRPVVPNTNAANKAKNRRVNIVILKNVFDKTEPGKLGEQDANKEAQNGTEQSEAGHEGNEGHGQESESAH